Proteins from one Deltaproteobacteria bacterium genomic window:
- a CDS encoding GldG family protein encodes MGGFSLKLKFGANVGLAVLLFLAILVVAGLIAEKHPYRIDLTKKGTHTLSPQTLKILAGLSEDVSLKAFYFEADQEKSETKDLFEAYQYASPKVKFEFVDPELRPAVVRKYDVKSAGTVVLEGYGKTQTVTLPTEESLTNALLKLTSSQEKKLYFLTGHGEHDIDDIERTGYTQLKDALEKENYKVEKLDLMRMEAVPEDAKVVVIAAPEKPLLEPEIQSLDAYLGKGGRILVMLMPFLDGGLTDMLASHGIALRKDIVVDTLSRAMGGDYLVPIISATGDSKIAENTRVSMLFPQTRSVLEAEAPPKDTTIQELLVTSPGSWAETDEAGLEKGEVGYDEGKDVPGPFSVGLLGTVKAPEKTDASNPVVEEDLKEPAQETGQETAQEEEEITEKEIEKETAKDQPAPGASDQPKSSDAASDDIQTAETPPEGKLIVYGNADFANNAMLAMLGNRDLILNTIGFLSEDQNLVSIRTKKEEMQTLTLNRNQSRLLFWVSLILVPGLVLLAGVATYRVRRRSK; translated from the coding sequence ATGGGAGGATTTTCGCTAAAACTGAAATTTGGCGCCAACGTAGGCCTGGCGGTCCTCCTGTTCCTGGCAATTCTGGTGGTGGCCGGCCTAATAGCTGAAAAACACCCGTATCGTATAGACTTGACGAAAAAGGGAACGCACACCCTATCCCCGCAAACCTTGAAGATTCTCGCCGGCCTCAGTGAAGATGTCAGTCTGAAAGCCTTCTACTTCGAAGCGGATCAGGAGAAAAGCGAAACAAAAGATCTTTTTGAAGCCTACCAATACGCATCGCCCAAAGTAAAATTCGAGTTTGTCGATCCGGAACTCAGACCGGCCGTGGTTCGTAAGTACGATGTTAAATCCGCCGGAACGGTGGTCCTCGAAGGATATGGAAAAACGCAGACCGTCACCCTGCCCACGGAAGAATCACTCACCAACGCCCTCCTCAAGCTGACTTCGTCGCAGGAAAAGAAGCTGTATTTCCTCACCGGACATGGAGAACACGACATCGACGATATCGAGCGAACCGGTTACACGCAACTGAAAGACGCGTTGGAAAAAGAAAACTACAAAGTCGAAAAACTGGATCTCATGCGCATGGAGGCCGTTCCCGAGGACGCCAAAGTAGTGGTCATCGCGGCGCCGGAAAAACCGTTGCTGGAACCGGAAATCCAAAGCCTCGACGCCTATCTCGGGAAAGGAGGACGGATCCTTGTCATGCTTATGCCTTTTCTGGACGGCGGCCTCACCGACATGTTGGCCTCTCACGGCATCGCTCTCCGTAAGGACATCGTGGTGGACACGTTAAGCCGGGCCATGGGCGGAGATTACCTTGTGCCCATCATCTCGGCCACCGGCGACAGCAAGATTGCCGAGAACACGCGGGTCAGCATGCTGTTTCCGCAGACGCGTTCCGTGCTCGAAGCGGAAGCGCCTCCCAAAGATACCACTATTCAAGAACTCCTGGTGACGTCGCCGGGTAGCTGGGCGGAAACGGATGAAGCGGGACTCGAAAAGGGCGAAGTGGGTTATGACGAGGGTAAGGATGTGCCCGGTCCTTTCAGCGTAGGCCTTCTGGGTACGGTTAAAGCCCCGGAAAAGACAGACGCATCGAACCCCGTGGTGGAAGAGGACCTGAAAGAACCGGCGCAGGAAACAGGGCAAGAAACTGCCCAAGAAGAAGAGGAAATAACCGAGAAGGAAATAGAAAAAGAAACGGCGAAAGACCAGCCGGCGCCGGGAGCATCGGATCAGCCCAAAAGCAGCGATGCCGCCTCCGATGATATCCAAACCGCCGAAACTCCGCCGGAAGGCAAACTGATTGTTTACGGCAACGCCGATTTTGCCAATAACGCCATGTTGGCCATGCTGGGAAACCGTGACTTGATCCTGAACACCATCGGTTTCCTCTCCGAGGACCAAAACCTTGTTTCCATCCGAACGAAAAAGGAAGAAATGCAGACCCTGACGTTAAACAGGAATCAGAGCCGCTTGCTGTTCTGGGTATCCCTGATACTGGTTCCAGGACTGGTTCTTCTGGCAGGCGTGGCTACCTATCGGGTACGGAGACGAAGCAAATGA
- a CDS encoding ABC transporter permease subunit: protein MKGFSAVYKKELYVFMASPIFFVMAFIFLGLMGYFFYTSVAFYNLMSYQAAQNPYMAPEMNMTSMVVRPFFGDMAIVMLFIFPLLTMRLFSEEKKSGTIELLFTLPIKEQALALAKYVASLTVFGIMLLGTIPFLLLMNVFGTPDWGVIMSGYLGVFLLGSAFIALGMFVSSLTENQIVAACVAFGALLMFWLIGWVKSYIGGAGGEVMEYLGILGHLDNLLKGLIDSRDVLYYVLFTLFFVFCTLRTLDSKKWRS, encoded by the coding sequence ATGAAAGGGTTTTCAGCCGTTTACAAGAAAGAACTATACGTGTTCATGGCCTCGCCTATTTTTTTCGTCATGGCGTTCATCTTTCTCGGGCTCATGGGATATTTCTTCTACACTTCCGTGGCTTTCTATAACCTGATGAGCTACCAGGCCGCGCAGAATCCCTATATGGCTCCGGAAATGAATATGACGAGCATGGTCGTGCGGCCGTTTTTCGGCGATATGGCCATTGTGATGCTCTTCATTTTTCCACTTCTCACCATGCGGTTGTTTTCCGAAGAAAAGAAATCCGGCACCATCGAATTGCTGTTTACGCTACCCATCAAGGAGCAGGCATTGGCCCTGGCCAAATATGTCGCGTCGCTCACGGTGTTCGGGATCATGCTGCTGGGCACCATTCCTTTCCTTCTGCTGATGAATGTTTTCGGAACTCCGGATTGGGGCGTCATAATGAGCGGATATCTCGGCGTCTTCCTGCTCGGCTCCGCGTTCATCGCCCTCGGCATGTTCGTTTCCTCCCTCACCGAAAATCAGATCGTGGCCGCCTGTGTCGCATTTGGAGCGCTTCTGATGTTTTGGCTCATCGGCTGGGTGAAATCCTACATCGGCGGAGCCGGAGGCGAAGTTATGGAGTACCTGGGGATTCTGGGGCACCTCGACAATCTGCTCAAGGGGCTCATCGATTCCCGGGACGTGCTCTATTACGTCTTGTTCACTCTGTTCTTCGTTTTCTGCACCCTACGAACCCTCGATTCAAAGAAGTGGAGGTCATGA
- a CDS encoding cytoplasmic protein, which translates to MRQKQFEDLEATELYCPICRAAMPVRKRLLLVLPEGDRYDYFCVRCGTSVGDKTVTNPDGFRILT; encoded by the coding sequence ATGAGACAGAAGCAATTCGAGGATTTGGAGGCAACCGAGCTGTACTGTCCTATTTGCAGAGCAGCGATGCCCGTGCGCAAACGTCTCCTGCTTGTTCTGCCCGAGGGCGACAGATACGACTATTTTTGCGTCCGGTGTGGAACTTCGGTGGGAGACAAGACCGTCACCAATCCCGACGGATTCCGGATTTTGACCTGA
- a CDS encoding DUF4340 domain-containing protein: MRLGKHIVLALVLVALAGYYLYFDVVKKEQQQQAEEEAKKVFSLDAEAVDELALVRPQEAEILLVKKEDKTWSVKAPVQGQADSMEAEELIGRLRELSRVKTITEEAEDLTPFELDHPDLEVRFHTSAGWKSLLVGSKSPVGSEFYAKVSDQHLVFLITGADRSVLDKKLFDVRDKQLFRCETDQVDGIDFEKGDFRADVARNESGLWTVAGHEGVRISKNKLDDVIRDFCWSRVREFVQEDDKGLDQYALDSPTTWVKLSRTSGQQTLFLGKTKSDDSVYARLDGHPGVVALEARLLDIIPASLSAIEDRTLVSFDKESVAEVSWTQAEESFVLAKRPGDDKNKDYAWEFQAPESLKGRTLDAWKLDSQFYRIEGLEYVRKLDVTSSALPKATMDLILKGEGKTILVSMHLGPPVEKQEERMVWTDRDGGVQVYAVPQDKVDEIASRMEEMESKTP, from the coding sequence ATGAGATTAGGCAAACACATCGTTCTCGCCCTCGTTCTGGTCGCCCTGGCGGGATATTATCTTTATTTCGACGTGGTGAAGAAAGAGCAACAGCAGCAGGCGGAGGAAGAGGCCAAGAAGGTCTTTTCCTTGGATGCTGAGGCTGTGGACGAGTTAGCCCTGGTCCGACCCCAAGAGGCCGAGATCCTGTTGGTCAAGAAAGAGGATAAAACCTGGTCCGTTAAGGCTCCTGTTCAAGGCCAAGCCGACTCGATGGAAGCCGAGGAACTGATCGGCCGGCTCAGGGAACTCTCCCGAGTCAAAACCATTACGGAAGAGGCGGAAGACCTGACGCCCTTCGAGCTGGATCATCCGGATCTCGAGGTGCGCTTCCACACGTCCGCCGGATGGAAAAGCCTGCTCGTGGGATCCAAGAGCCCCGTGGGCTCCGAATTCTACGCAAAGGTATCCGACCAACATTTGGTGTTTCTGATTACCGGGGCCGATCGGTCGGTTTTAGACAAGAAGCTGTTCGACGTTCGAGACAAGCAGCTCTTCCGATGTGAAACCGATCAGGTGGACGGGATCGATTTCGAGAAGGGGGATTTCCGAGCGGACGTCGCCCGGAACGAAAGCGGGCTCTGGACCGTTGCAGGCCATGAAGGGGTCCGGATCAGCAAAAACAAGCTCGACGACGTCATTCGAGACTTCTGCTGGAGCCGGGTCCGGGAGTTCGTTCAGGAAGACGACAAAGGGCTGGATCAGTATGCCCTCGATTCGCCCACCACATGGGTCAAACTGAGCAGAACGAGCGGACAGCAAACCCTCTTTCTCGGTAAAACGAAATCCGATGACAGCGTGTATGCAAGGCTGGACGGGCACCCTGGGGTAGTGGCCTTGGAGGCGCGACTCCTCGATATAATCCCTGCTTCGCTGTCCGCCATCGAAGACAGGACGTTGGTTTCTTTCGACAAGGAATCGGTGGCCGAGGTTTCCTGGACTCAGGCCGAAGAGTCGTTTGTGTTGGCCAAACGGCCCGGTGATGATAAGAACAAAGACTACGCTTGGGAATTCCAGGCTCCGGAATCCCTGAAGGGCCGGACCTTGGACGCCTGGAAGCTGGATTCGCAGTTTTACCGGATAGAAGGGCTGGAGTATGTTCGCAAGCTCGACGTGACTTCCAGCGCCTTGCCGAAGGCGACAATGGATCTTATATTGAAGGGCGAAGGCAAAACCATTCTGGTTTCCATGCACTTGGGACCGCCCGTCGAAAAACAGGAAGAGCGCATGGTGTGGACGGATAGGGACGGGGGGGTTCAGGTGTACGCAGTGCCGCAAGACAAGGTGGATGAGATCGCCTCCAGGATGGAAGAGATGGAGAGCAAGACGCCATGA
- a CDS encoding ATP-binding cassette domain-containing protein: MIRVENLSKSYGAINAIHDVSFEVARGEIVGFLGPNGAGKTTTMKILTGYMPPSAGKAEIDGFEVLEHPIEVKRRIGYLPESVPLYQSMTVERFLGFVAEAKQVAGRERSKEVDRVAETCGLRNVRKRIISHLSKGYRQRVGLAQALINNPPLLILDEPTIGLDPAQIVEIRNLILGLRESHTVLLSSHILPEVSQMCERVVIINKGRIVATDTPSNLMADTQQGGRLRVEVKGPQDEVAPALECISGVAGVSKNRETDAYEVRLQPGNDPRAAIARDMVNRGWDLMGLERVAVSLEDVFMQLVTEENGEAA; this comes from the coding sequence GTGATACGCGTGGAGAACTTGAGTAAGAGTTATGGCGCAATCAACGCCATTCACGACGTCAGTTTCGAGGTGGCTAGAGGTGAGATCGTGGGGTTTCTGGGTCCCAACGGGGCCGGAAAAACCACGACCATGAAGATACTGACCGGTTACATGCCCCCGAGCGCAGGCAAAGCTGAAATCGACGGTTTCGAAGTACTGGAACATCCCATCGAGGTGAAACGCCGGATCGGATATCTTCCCGAGTCCGTACCGTTGTATCAATCCATGACCGTGGAACGATTCCTCGGGTTTGTGGCTGAAGCCAAGCAAGTTGCCGGCCGGGAGCGGTCCAAAGAGGTCGATCGCGTAGCGGAAACCTGCGGTTTGAGAAACGTACGAAAGCGCATCATCTCTCACCTTTCCAAAGGATACCGTCAGCGTGTCGGACTGGCCCAGGCGCTGATCAACAATCCACCCCTCCTCATCCTGGACGAGCCCACCATCGGTCTCGATCCGGCTCAGATCGTCGAAATCCGTAACCTGATCCTGGGACTGCGCGAAAGTCACACCGTGTTGCTGTCTTCCCACATCCTGCCCGAAGTCAGCCAGATGTGCGAGCGGGTGGTCATCATCAACAAAGGCCGCATCGTCGCCACGGACACGCCAAGTAACCTCATGGCGGACACTCAACAGGGAGGCCGATTACGCGTGGAGGTCAAAGGCCCCCAGGATGAAGTGGCCCCCGCCCTCGAATGCATTTCCGGAGTGGCGGGAGTATCTAAAAACCGTGAGACGGACGCTTACGAAGTCCGGCTTCAGCCCGGAAACGATCCTCGTGCGGCCATTGCCAGAGACATGGTGAACCGGGGGTGGGACCTTATGGGGCTCGAACGGGTGGCCGTGAGCCTCGAAGACGTATTCATGCAACTGGTCACTGAAGAGAATGGAGAAGCAGCATGA